A genomic window from Salmo salar chromosome ssa23, Ssal_v3.1, whole genome shotgun sequence includes:
- the LOC106584311 gene encoding HAUS augmin-like complex subunit 5 isoform X1 — translation MGDRTLLRELKRWATEEFNLPPQSLPNDNYFKTLCVGPRASIWRYVTQHIFNQRNVRVMRGNLQWYKVLQDKELKNVAGQSDAAKRLELQEQIEELRAELNHLDSQINGTEAQLATEEESINWSWGMVEENQRRELLLQAFKQRCMKERHVLSEDTRKISGRSQVLEQLSRKAELEVVFGNEASNSSGDYLNPTGAEPQVLRNVRELCDERLLFFQSLQESELKTVSSTATHLTREQRTALFQHWLSAVEDLLRCYPPNQVLSALQYLALGQEITLEEKLASLDVAHDVAALRFRYESNHLLDISKEEEELPPVKSLLQSAWEEVEQSLMELAQTRSQIQQLKTQLHARKNEAELELLAGESQTQALAQSVFELEMQCVMQAAVRDGVRNQCVKMEQHARDRQEALRNLRSQWQSITDFRRLVDVRQEQTRGLIKGNSTAKTELTRVHKEIGQFVQGKLTPQFGEVLSAANRLRNSVSQEARQFGNVSLVTLDRRLIEGEQRIPAAWLSIHRLHSSPFHNLCQSMAFPMYRAPEELYSQALSQHLELRFLRRLRQFHSSSLANVEKQGALLPAPDQQALLLRVLEEDKELLQSLLPRVWELTQWCSQGLSYGNQVKTAISYWWDQPAQFALPDIRKGGLTFQQWLQRWKFAAKAS, via the exons ATGGGGGACAGGACCCTCCTGCGGGAACTAAAGCGGTGGGCGACTGAAGAATTTAATCTACCACCCCAAAGTCTCCCAAACGACAACTACTTTAAAAC GTTATGTGTTGGCCCAAGAGCGTCAATATGGAGATATGTCACACAACATATTTTCAATCAGAG GAATGTCAGGGTTATGCGTGGAAATCTTCAGTG GTACAAAGTTCTACAAGATAAGGAG TTAAAAAACGTAGCGGGGCAGAGTGATGCTGCTAAGCGGCTTGAGCTTCAGGAGCAGATAGAGGAGCTGAGAGCCGAACTCAACCACCTGGACTCTCAAATCAATGGGACTGAAGCACAGCTAGCTACTGAAG AAGAGTCCATTAACTGGAGCTGGGGAATGGTGGAGGAGAACCAACGCAGGGAGCTGCTTTTACAGGCCTTTAAGCAACGCTGCATGAAGGAGCGCCACGTTCTCTCAGAGGATACCCGCAAGATCAGTGGACGCTCCCAGGTTCTGGAGCAGCTGTCTAG GAAGGCAGAGCTGGAGGTGGTGTTTGGAAATGAAGCCTCCAATAGCAGTGGCGACTATCTCAACCCAACAGGAGCAGAGCCTCAGGTTCTG CGTaatgtgagagagctgtgtgatgAAAGACTCCTCTTCTTCCAGTCTTTACAAGAGAGTGAGCTGAAAACGGTGTCCTCCACTGCCACACA CTTGACTCGTGAACAGAGAACTGCATTATTTCAGCATTGGTTAAGTGCTGTAGAG GACTTGTTGCGATGCTATCCTCCAAACCAAGTGCTGTCAGCCTTGCAGTACCTGGCCTTAGGACAGGAAATTACATTGGAGGAGAAGCTTGCCTCATTGGATGTGGCTCATGATGTTGCTGCATTACG GTTTCGCTACGAGAGTAATCACCTGTTAGACATCTCGAAAGAAGAGGAAGAGTTACCACCCGTTAAGAGTCTTTTACAG TCAGCCTGGGAGGAGGTGGAACAGAGTCTGATGGAACTGGCTCAAACGCGTTCACAAATTCAACAGCTGAAGACCCAGCTTCATGCCCGAAAGAATGAGGCAGAGTTGGAGCTGCTTGCCGGGGAATCTCAAACCCAAGCCCTGGCACA GTCAGTGTTTGAGCTGGAGATGCAGTGTGTGATGCAGGCAGCAGTGCGAGATGGTGTGAGAAACCAGTGTGTTAAAATGGAGCAACATGCCAGGGACAGACAGGAGGCCCTTCGCAATCTGCGGAGCCAATGGCAGAGCATCACGGACTTCAGACGGCTTGTG GACGTCAGGCAGGAACAGACTAGAGGTCTGATCAAGGGGAATTCGACAGCTAAGACTGAACTGACTCGCGTGCACAAGGAG ATTGGCCAGTTTGTCCAGGGAAAACTGACTCCCCAGTTTGGTGAAGTTCTTTCAGCAGCCAATAGGCTTCGCAACTCTGTGTCCCAGGAGGCCAGACAGTTTGGAAACGTGTCACTAGTAACACTTGATCGCAGACTCATTGAAGG CGAGCAGAGAATTCCAGCTGCGTGGTTGTCTATCCATCGCTTGCATTCCTCACCCTTCCACAATCTGTGTCAAAGCATGGCTTTTCCAATGTACAGG GCCCCTGAGGAACTGTACTCACAAGCTCTATCCCAGCATTTGGAGCTTCGCTTTCTGCGTCGTTTGCGGCAATTTCACTCCTCCTCTTTAGCAAATGTAGAGAAGCAAGGAGCGCTGCTGCCTGCACCTGACCAACAAG CCCTCCTGCTACGTGTCCTGGAGGAAGACAAGGAGCTGCTTCAGTCTTTGTTACCCAGGGTTTGGGAGCTCACCCAGTGGTGCTCACAGGGCCTTTCTTACGGGAATCAAGTTAAGACTGCCATTTCCTATTG GTGGGATCAGCCTGCTCAGTTTGCTCTGCCTGACATACGCAAGGGGGGACTGACTTTTCAGCAGTGGCTACAGAGGTGGAAATTTGCAGCCAAGGCTTCTTAA
- the LOC106584312 gene encoding paired amphipathic helix protein Sin3b isoform X1, whose translation MSVTISGIMAKIQAHSNTKQINQIQDKAYVVQKQVQQQHFQKLKVEDALSYLDQVKIRFGNDPGIYNKFLDIMKEFKSQSIDTPGVINRVSQLFHGHPDLVLGFNAFLPPGYRIEIPKNGIVFLQSPFSAQVSPGQGKSMASPAVSATGSSVAEVGSAQSEAVASPESIYSSSGPPEPPSRLSLPLPSRESPSQPQSSSVSPPASEPSPVEFDSAISYVNKIKNRFLDHPEIYRSFLEILHTYQVHCVINMKEQLEVKESRGHASSGMTEDEVFSKVASLFKGQEDLLAEFGQFLPDAKRSLFTGSPLTGKDHLKRAEDEDMSKQSKKRPRPMLLPHMTPLLKKKMKFSCSKDQSFASVGKHGVLREFTFFDKLRRFFKSREVYENFLRCIALFNQEVVSGAELLQLVTPFLGKFPELYTQFKSFLGDKELSHSVSGLSDRYMEGGGGREVDYASCKRLGSSYRALPKTYQQPKCSGRTAICKEVLNDTWVSFPSWSEDSTFVSSKKTPYEEQLHRCEDERFELDVVLETNLATIRVLESVQKKLSRLSPEDQDRFRLDDCLGGTSEVIQRRAIYRIYGDKAPEIIEGLKRSPATAVPVVLKRLKAKEEEWREAQQGFNKIWREQYEKAYLKSLDHQGVNFKQNDMKALRSKSLLNEIESVYDERQEQSTEEGGVVQQGRDGSSAPAVSDPHMVFTYEDKQILEDAASLIIYHVKRQPTIHKDDKDHIKRIIQHFVPDLFFSRRGELSETEEWTDEEVEERGDRGGGCGGIPGAVATSGSQQQPQHQQLNGESRRRRCTSPQTVELGVASSHSLAPEGGEKVDLRDPEAEHQKELDGVYNLFFVNNNWYFFLRLHQTLCQRLLRVYRQAERQLLEHRAEQNRERLLMAEGRDLAMELRLKQPSEVELEEYYPAFLDMVRSLLDGNLESTQYEDTLREMFTIHAYIGFTIDKLIQNLIRQLQHLVSDEVCLQVAELYLAERKRGAAGANLSSQCVRTAWETSYQWKSERVMAEENCFKVMFIQNQGQVTLTIELLDTEEAQADDPLDVQCLSSYMEQFVGTGSTLCSQNEGYFFKPVFLPRNLRHFRRWQVRQVEAMRCRREWHRQLGVESAGSLDCRFKLNTHKMVFVMNSEDYMYRRGALVKARKSQHRVAVNQHERFDKWHQGWLVEHVTPAAERSVHDWLIGEEEEDMIPCKTTCLNTQVKGLPVNRYQVHYSRKPPSP comes from the exons ATGTCTGTTACTATCTCCGGGATCATGGCGAAAATTCAGGCACACAGCAACACGAAGCAAATAAACCAAATTCAAGACAAGGCCTATGTTGTACAAAAGCAAGTGCAACAACAGCACTTTCAAAAACTGAAG GTTGAAGATGCACTATCATACCTGGACCAAGTGAAAATACGATTTGGGAATGACCCTGGAATATACAACAAATTTCTTGACATAATGAAAGAATTCAAATCACAAAG CATTGACACACCGGGTGTTATAAATCGTGTGTCTCAGCTCTTCCACGGGCACCCGGACCTCGTCTTAGGATTCAATGCCTTCCTGCCCCCAGGGTATCGGATAGAGATTCCCAAGAATGGCATAGTTTTCCTTCAGTCCCCATTCTCTGCCCAG GTGTCCCCAGGTCAGGGGAAGAGTATGGCAAGCCCTGCTGTGAGTGCCACAGGCTCATCTGTTGCTGAAGTTGGATCTGCCCAAAGTGAAGCTGTGGCATCACCTGAAAGCATCTACTCATCCTCAGGGCCCCCAGAGCCTCCCAGTAGACTGTCCTTGCCACTCCCCAGCAGAGAGAGCCCATCCCAACCACAGTCCTCCTCAGTGTCCCCCCCTGCCTCAGAGCCCAGCCCAGTAGAATTTGACAGTGCCATCAGCTATGTCAACAAAATCAAAAACCGCTTCCTAGACCATCCAGAGATCTACAGATCCTTCCTTGAGATACTACACACTTACCAGGTACACTGTGTCATCAATATG AAGGAGCAGCTTGAGGTCAAGGAGAGCCGGGGTCATGCTAGTAGTGGAATGACAGAGGATGAAGTTTTCTCAAAAGTGGCCAGCCTCTTCAAAGGCCAAGAGGACTTACTGGCTGAGTTTGGACAGTTCTTACCAGATGCTAAGAGATCACTG TTCACTGGCAGCCCCCTGACTGGGAAAGACCATCTGAAGAGGGCAGAGGACGAGGACATGAGCAAACAGAGCAAGAAGAGACCCAGGCCCATGCTGCTGCCTCACATGACACCACTGCTCAAG aaaAAGATGAAGTTTTCATGCTCCAAAGACCAGTCCTTTGCCTCAGTTGGGAAGCATGGAGTCTTGCGGGAGTTCACATTTTTTGACAAG CTTCGCCGTTTCTTCAAGAGTCGGGAGGTATACGAGAACTTCCTCCGCTGTATTGCTTTGtttaaccaggaagtggtttCGGGAGCAGAGCTGCTGCAGCTTGTCACTCCCTTTCTGGG GAAGTTTCCAGAGCTATATACCCAGTTCAAGTCTTTTCTGGGGGACAAAGAGCTCTCTCATTCAGTGTCTGGCCTGTCAGACCGATACATGGAAGGAGGTGGGGGCAGGGAGGTTGACTATGCCTCTTGCAAGCGCCTGGGATCCAGCTACAGAGCACTACCCAAGACTTACCAGCAGCCCAAGTGCAGCGGTCGCACTGCTATCTGCAAAGAG GTGCTGAATGACACCTGGGTTTCTTTCCCTTCGTGGTCGGAGGACTCTACGTTTGTGAGCTCAAAGAAAACCCCATACGAGGAGCAGCTTCATCGCTGTGAGGACGAAAGGTTTGAG ttgGATGTGGTCCTGGAGACTAACCTGGCCACCATCCGGGTCCTGGAGAGCGTTCAGAAGAAGCTGTCCCGTCTGTCGCCTGAGGACCAGGACCGCTTCCGTCTGGACGATTGTCTGGGAGGCACATCTGAGGTCATCCAGCGCCGAGCCATCTACCGTATCTACGGCGACAAGGCCCCTGAGATTATAGAGGGGCTGAAGAGGAGCCCTGCTACTGCCGTGCCTGTGGTGCTCAAGAG ATTGAAAGCgaaggaggaggagtggagagaagcCCAGCAGGGCTTCAACAAGATCTGGAGGGAGCAGTATGAGAAGGCCTACCTCAAGTCCCTGGACCACCAGGGGGTCAACTTCAAGCAGAATGACATGAAGGCCCTCCGATCCAAGAGCCTGCTCAATGAGATTGAAAGTGTTTATGATGAG CGTCAGGAGCAGAGCACAGAGGAGGGGGGCGTGGTCCAGCAGGGGCGTGACGGGAGCAGCGCGCCAGCGGTCAGCGATCCCCACATGGTGTTCACCTACGAGGACAAGCAGATCCTGGAGGACGCCGCCTCTCTCATCATCTACCACGTCAAACGCCAGCCCACCATCCACAAGGACGACAAGGACCACATCAAGCGCATCATACAGCACTTTGTCCCCGACCTCTTCTTCTCCCGCCGCGGCGAGCTTAGCGAGACGGAGGAGTGGACGgacgaggaggtggaggagagaggagaccggGGAGGAGGATGTGGCGGTATACCAGGAGCCGTAGCAACATCAGGCAGTCAGCAACAACCTCAGCATCAGCAGCTGAACGGGGAGTCGAGGCGGCGGCGCTGCACCTCTCCTCAGACAGTGGAGCTTGGTGTAGCCTCGTCCCATAGCCTGGctccagagggaggggagaaggtggACCTGAGAGACCCTGAGGCAGAGCACCAGAAGGAGctagacggagtctacaacctgTTCTTCGTCAACAACAACTGGTACTTCTTCCTGCGGCTGCACCAGACCCTGTGCCAGCGGCTGCTGAGGGTGTACCGGCAGGCGGAGAGGCAACTGCTGGAGCACCGTGCAGAGCAGAACCGCGAGAGGCTTCTGATGGCCGAGGGCCGCGACCTGGCCATGGAGCTCCGCCTCAAACAGCCCA GTGAGGTAGAACTGGAGGAGTACTACCCAGCGTTCCTGGATATGGTGCGCAGTCTTCTGGATGGGAACCTGGAGTCCACACAGTACGAGGACACATTGCGGGAGATGTTCACCATCCACGCCTACATTGGCTTCACCATCGACAAGCTCATCCAGAACCTCATTAGACAG cTGCAGCACCTGGTGAGTGACGAGGTGTGTCTGCAGGTGGCTGAGCTGTACCTGGCCGAGAGGAAGAGGGGCGCGGCGGGGGCTAACCTGTCGTCCCAGTGTGTGAGAACGGCCTGGGAGACCAGCTACCAGTGGAAGTCGGAGAGGGTCATGGCTGAGGAGAACTGCTTTAAG GTAATGTTCATTCAGAACCAAGGCCAGGTGACCTTGACCATTGAGCTGCTGGACACAGAGGAGGCCCAGGCTGATGATCCATTGGATGTACAG tgCCTGTCCAGCTATATGGAACAGTTTGTAGGGACAGGGTCAACGCTTTGCTCGCAGAACGAAGGCTACTTTTTCAAACCGGTATTTTTGCCCAG gaaCCTGAGGCACTTCAGACGCTGGCAGGTGCGGCAGGTGGAGGCGATGCGCTGCAGACGGGAGTGGCACAGGCAGCTGGGAGTGGAGAGTGCTGGCAGTCTGGACTGCCGCTTTAAACTCAACACCCACAAGATGGTGTTCGTCATGAACTCTGAGGACTACATGTACCGCCGGGGAGCGCTGGTTAAAGCCAGGAAG tcCCAGCACAGGGTTGCTGTGAACCAGCACGAGCGCTTTGACAAGTGGCACCAGGGCTGGCTGGTGGAGCACGTGACCCCGGCGGCCGAGCGCTCCGTCCACGACTGGCTGAtaggcgaggaggaggaggacatgatTCCGTGCAAGACCACCTGCCTCAACACACAGGTCAAAGGGCTGCCTGTCAACAGATACCAGGTGCATTACAGTAGGAAACCCCCCTCTCcgtag
- the LOC106584311 gene encoding HAUS augmin-like complex subunit 5 isoform X2 → MDIEIWYKVLQDKELKNVAGQSDAAKRLELQEQIEELRAELNHLDSQINGTEAQLATEEESINWSWGMVEENQRRELLLQAFKQRCMKERHVLSEDTRKISGRSQVLEQLSRKAELEVVFGNEASNSSGDYLNPTGAEPQVLRNVRELCDERLLFFQSLQESELKTVSSTATHLTREQRTALFQHWLSAVEDLLRCYPPNQVLSALQYLALGQEITLEEKLASLDVAHDVAALRFRYESNHLLDISKEEEELPPVKSLLQSAWEEVEQSLMELAQTRSQIQQLKTQLHARKNEAELELLAGESQTQALAQSVFELEMQCVMQAAVRDGVRNQCVKMEQHARDRQEALRNLRSQWQSITDFRRLVDVRQEQTRGLIKGNSTAKTELTRVHKEIGQFVQGKLTPQFGEVLSAANRLRNSVSQEARQFGNVSLVTLDRRLIEGEQRIPAAWLSIHRLHSSPFHNLCQSMAFPMYRAPEELYSQALSQHLELRFLRRLRQFHSSSLANVEKQGALLPAPDQQALLLRVLEEDKELLQSLLPRVWELTQWCSQGLSYGNQVKTAISYWWDQPAQFALPDIRKGGLTFQQWLQRWKFAAKAS, encoded by the exons ATGGACATCGAAATTTG GTACAAAGTTCTACAAGATAAGGAG TTAAAAAACGTAGCGGGGCAGAGTGATGCTGCTAAGCGGCTTGAGCTTCAGGAGCAGATAGAGGAGCTGAGAGCCGAACTCAACCACCTGGACTCTCAAATCAATGGGACTGAAGCACAGCTAGCTACTGAAG AAGAGTCCATTAACTGGAGCTGGGGAATGGTGGAGGAGAACCAACGCAGGGAGCTGCTTTTACAGGCCTTTAAGCAACGCTGCATGAAGGAGCGCCACGTTCTCTCAGAGGATACCCGCAAGATCAGTGGACGCTCCCAGGTTCTGGAGCAGCTGTCTAG GAAGGCAGAGCTGGAGGTGGTGTTTGGAAATGAAGCCTCCAATAGCAGTGGCGACTATCTCAACCCAACAGGAGCAGAGCCTCAGGTTCTG CGTaatgtgagagagctgtgtgatgAAAGACTCCTCTTCTTCCAGTCTTTACAAGAGAGTGAGCTGAAAACGGTGTCCTCCACTGCCACACA CTTGACTCGTGAACAGAGAACTGCATTATTTCAGCATTGGTTAAGTGCTGTAGAG GACTTGTTGCGATGCTATCCTCCAAACCAAGTGCTGTCAGCCTTGCAGTACCTGGCCTTAGGACAGGAAATTACATTGGAGGAGAAGCTTGCCTCATTGGATGTGGCTCATGATGTTGCTGCATTACG GTTTCGCTACGAGAGTAATCACCTGTTAGACATCTCGAAAGAAGAGGAAGAGTTACCACCCGTTAAGAGTCTTTTACAG TCAGCCTGGGAGGAGGTGGAACAGAGTCTGATGGAACTGGCTCAAACGCGTTCACAAATTCAACAGCTGAAGACCCAGCTTCATGCCCGAAAGAATGAGGCAGAGTTGGAGCTGCTTGCCGGGGAATCTCAAACCCAAGCCCTGGCACA GTCAGTGTTTGAGCTGGAGATGCAGTGTGTGATGCAGGCAGCAGTGCGAGATGGTGTGAGAAACCAGTGTGTTAAAATGGAGCAACATGCCAGGGACAGACAGGAGGCCCTTCGCAATCTGCGGAGCCAATGGCAGAGCATCACGGACTTCAGACGGCTTGTG GACGTCAGGCAGGAACAGACTAGAGGTCTGATCAAGGGGAATTCGACAGCTAAGACTGAACTGACTCGCGTGCACAAGGAG ATTGGCCAGTTTGTCCAGGGAAAACTGACTCCCCAGTTTGGTGAAGTTCTTTCAGCAGCCAATAGGCTTCGCAACTCTGTGTCCCAGGAGGCCAGACAGTTTGGAAACGTGTCACTAGTAACACTTGATCGCAGACTCATTGAAGG CGAGCAGAGAATTCCAGCTGCGTGGTTGTCTATCCATCGCTTGCATTCCTCACCCTTCCACAATCTGTGTCAAAGCATGGCTTTTCCAATGTACAGG GCCCCTGAGGAACTGTACTCACAAGCTCTATCCCAGCATTTGGAGCTTCGCTTTCTGCGTCGTTTGCGGCAATTTCACTCCTCCTCTTTAGCAAATGTAGAGAAGCAAGGAGCGCTGCTGCCTGCACCTGACCAACAAG CCCTCCTGCTACGTGTCCTGGAGGAAGACAAGGAGCTGCTTCAGTCTTTGTTACCCAGGGTTTGGGAGCTCACCCAGTGGTGCTCACAGGGCCTTTCTTACGGGAATCAAGTTAAGACTGCCATTTCCTATTG GTGGGATCAGCCTGCTCAGTTTGCTCTGCCTGACATACGCAAGGGGGGACTGACTTTTCAGCAGTGGCTACAGAGGTGGAAATTTGCAGCCAAGGCTTCTTAA
- the LOC106584312 gene encoding paired amphipathic helix protein Sin3b isoform X2 yields MSVTISGIMAKIQAHSNTKQINQIQDKAYVVQKQVQQQHFQKLKVEDALSYLDQVKIRFGNDPGIYNKFLDIMKEFKSQSIDTPGVINRVSQLFHGHPDLVLGFNAFLPPGYRIEIPKNGIVFLQSPFSAQVSPGQGKSMASPAVSATGSSVAEVGSAQSEAVASPESIYSSSGPPEPPSRLSLPLPSRESPSQPQSSSVSPPASEPSPVEFDSAISYVNKIKNRFLDHPEIYRSFLEILHTYQKEQLEVKESRGHASSGMTEDEVFSKVASLFKGQEDLLAEFGQFLPDAKRSLFTGSPLTGKDHLKRAEDEDMSKQSKKRPRPMLLPHMTPLLKKKMKFSCSKDQSFASVGKHGVLREFTFFDKLRRFFKSREVYENFLRCIALFNQEVVSGAELLQLVTPFLGKFPELYTQFKSFLGDKELSHSVSGLSDRYMEGGGGREVDYASCKRLGSSYRALPKTYQQPKCSGRTAICKEVLNDTWVSFPSWSEDSTFVSSKKTPYEEQLHRCEDERFELDVVLETNLATIRVLESVQKKLSRLSPEDQDRFRLDDCLGGTSEVIQRRAIYRIYGDKAPEIIEGLKRSPATAVPVVLKRLKAKEEEWREAQQGFNKIWREQYEKAYLKSLDHQGVNFKQNDMKALRSKSLLNEIESVYDERQEQSTEEGGVVQQGRDGSSAPAVSDPHMVFTYEDKQILEDAASLIIYHVKRQPTIHKDDKDHIKRIIQHFVPDLFFSRRGELSETEEWTDEEVEERGDRGGGCGGIPGAVATSGSQQQPQHQQLNGESRRRRCTSPQTVELGVASSHSLAPEGGEKVDLRDPEAEHQKELDGVYNLFFVNNNWYFFLRLHQTLCQRLLRVYRQAERQLLEHRAEQNRERLLMAEGRDLAMELRLKQPSEVELEEYYPAFLDMVRSLLDGNLESTQYEDTLREMFTIHAYIGFTIDKLIQNLIRQLQHLVSDEVCLQVAELYLAERKRGAAGANLSSQCVRTAWETSYQWKSERVMAEENCFKVMFIQNQGQVTLTIELLDTEEAQADDPLDVQCLSSYMEQFVGTGSTLCSQNEGYFFKPVFLPRNLRHFRRWQVRQVEAMRCRREWHRQLGVESAGSLDCRFKLNTHKMVFVMNSEDYMYRRGALVKARKSQHRVAVNQHERFDKWHQGWLVEHVTPAAERSVHDWLIGEEEEDMIPCKTTCLNTQVKGLPVNRYQVHYSRKPPSP; encoded by the exons ATGTCTGTTACTATCTCCGGGATCATGGCGAAAATTCAGGCACACAGCAACACGAAGCAAATAAACCAAATTCAAGACAAGGCCTATGTTGTACAAAAGCAAGTGCAACAACAGCACTTTCAAAAACTGAAG GTTGAAGATGCACTATCATACCTGGACCAAGTGAAAATACGATTTGGGAATGACCCTGGAATATACAACAAATTTCTTGACATAATGAAAGAATTCAAATCACAAAG CATTGACACACCGGGTGTTATAAATCGTGTGTCTCAGCTCTTCCACGGGCACCCGGACCTCGTCTTAGGATTCAATGCCTTCCTGCCCCCAGGGTATCGGATAGAGATTCCCAAGAATGGCATAGTTTTCCTTCAGTCCCCATTCTCTGCCCAG GTGTCCCCAGGTCAGGGGAAGAGTATGGCAAGCCCTGCTGTGAGTGCCACAGGCTCATCTGTTGCTGAAGTTGGATCTGCCCAAAGTGAAGCTGTGGCATCACCTGAAAGCATCTACTCATCCTCAGGGCCCCCAGAGCCTCCCAGTAGACTGTCCTTGCCACTCCCCAGCAGAGAGAGCCCATCCCAACCACAGTCCTCCTCAGTGTCCCCCCCTGCCTCAGAGCCCAGCCCAGTAGAATTTGACAGTGCCATCAGCTATGTCAACAAAATCAAAAACCGCTTCCTAGACCATCCAGAGATCTACAGATCCTTCCTTGAGATACTACACACTTACCAG AAGGAGCAGCTTGAGGTCAAGGAGAGCCGGGGTCATGCTAGTAGTGGAATGACAGAGGATGAAGTTTTCTCAAAAGTGGCCAGCCTCTTCAAAGGCCAAGAGGACTTACTGGCTGAGTTTGGACAGTTCTTACCAGATGCTAAGAGATCACTG TTCACTGGCAGCCCCCTGACTGGGAAAGACCATCTGAAGAGGGCAGAGGACGAGGACATGAGCAAACAGAGCAAGAAGAGACCCAGGCCCATGCTGCTGCCTCACATGACACCACTGCTCAAG aaaAAGATGAAGTTTTCATGCTCCAAAGACCAGTCCTTTGCCTCAGTTGGGAAGCATGGAGTCTTGCGGGAGTTCACATTTTTTGACAAG CTTCGCCGTTTCTTCAAGAGTCGGGAGGTATACGAGAACTTCCTCCGCTGTATTGCTTTGtttaaccaggaagtggtttCGGGAGCAGAGCTGCTGCAGCTTGTCACTCCCTTTCTGGG GAAGTTTCCAGAGCTATATACCCAGTTCAAGTCTTTTCTGGGGGACAAAGAGCTCTCTCATTCAGTGTCTGGCCTGTCAGACCGATACATGGAAGGAGGTGGGGGCAGGGAGGTTGACTATGCCTCTTGCAAGCGCCTGGGATCCAGCTACAGAGCACTACCCAAGACTTACCAGCAGCCCAAGTGCAGCGGTCGCACTGCTATCTGCAAAGAG GTGCTGAATGACACCTGGGTTTCTTTCCCTTCGTGGTCGGAGGACTCTACGTTTGTGAGCTCAAAGAAAACCCCATACGAGGAGCAGCTTCATCGCTGTGAGGACGAAAGGTTTGAG ttgGATGTGGTCCTGGAGACTAACCTGGCCACCATCCGGGTCCTGGAGAGCGTTCAGAAGAAGCTGTCCCGTCTGTCGCCTGAGGACCAGGACCGCTTCCGTCTGGACGATTGTCTGGGAGGCACATCTGAGGTCATCCAGCGCCGAGCCATCTACCGTATCTACGGCGACAAGGCCCCTGAGATTATAGAGGGGCTGAAGAGGAGCCCTGCTACTGCCGTGCCTGTGGTGCTCAAGAG ATTGAAAGCgaaggaggaggagtggagagaagcCCAGCAGGGCTTCAACAAGATCTGGAGGGAGCAGTATGAGAAGGCCTACCTCAAGTCCCTGGACCACCAGGGGGTCAACTTCAAGCAGAATGACATGAAGGCCCTCCGATCCAAGAGCCTGCTCAATGAGATTGAAAGTGTTTATGATGAG CGTCAGGAGCAGAGCACAGAGGAGGGGGGCGTGGTCCAGCAGGGGCGTGACGGGAGCAGCGCGCCAGCGGTCAGCGATCCCCACATGGTGTTCACCTACGAGGACAAGCAGATCCTGGAGGACGCCGCCTCTCTCATCATCTACCACGTCAAACGCCAGCCCACCATCCACAAGGACGACAAGGACCACATCAAGCGCATCATACAGCACTTTGTCCCCGACCTCTTCTTCTCCCGCCGCGGCGAGCTTAGCGAGACGGAGGAGTGGACGgacgaggaggtggaggagagaggagaccggGGAGGAGGATGTGGCGGTATACCAGGAGCCGTAGCAACATCAGGCAGTCAGCAACAACCTCAGCATCAGCAGCTGAACGGGGAGTCGAGGCGGCGGCGCTGCACCTCTCCTCAGACAGTGGAGCTTGGTGTAGCCTCGTCCCATAGCCTGGctccagagggaggggagaaggtggACCTGAGAGACCCTGAGGCAGAGCACCAGAAGGAGctagacggagtctacaacctgTTCTTCGTCAACAACAACTGGTACTTCTTCCTGCGGCTGCACCAGACCCTGTGCCAGCGGCTGCTGAGGGTGTACCGGCAGGCGGAGAGGCAACTGCTGGAGCACCGTGCAGAGCAGAACCGCGAGAGGCTTCTGATGGCCGAGGGCCGCGACCTGGCCATGGAGCTCCGCCTCAAACAGCCCA GTGAGGTAGAACTGGAGGAGTACTACCCAGCGTTCCTGGATATGGTGCGCAGTCTTCTGGATGGGAACCTGGAGTCCACACAGTACGAGGACACATTGCGGGAGATGTTCACCATCCACGCCTACATTGGCTTCACCATCGACAAGCTCATCCAGAACCTCATTAGACAG cTGCAGCACCTGGTGAGTGACGAGGTGTGTCTGCAGGTGGCTGAGCTGTACCTGGCCGAGAGGAAGAGGGGCGCGGCGGGGGCTAACCTGTCGTCCCAGTGTGTGAGAACGGCCTGGGAGACCAGCTACCAGTGGAAGTCGGAGAGGGTCATGGCTGAGGAGAACTGCTTTAAG GTAATGTTCATTCAGAACCAAGGCCAGGTGACCTTGACCATTGAGCTGCTGGACACAGAGGAGGCCCAGGCTGATGATCCATTGGATGTACAG tgCCTGTCCAGCTATATGGAACAGTTTGTAGGGACAGGGTCAACGCTTTGCTCGCAGAACGAAGGCTACTTTTTCAAACCGGTATTTTTGCCCAG gaaCCTGAGGCACTTCAGACGCTGGCAGGTGCGGCAGGTGGAGGCGATGCGCTGCAGACGGGAGTGGCACAGGCAGCTGGGAGTGGAGAGTGCTGGCAGTCTGGACTGCCGCTTTAAACTCAACACCCACAAGATGGTGTTCGTCATGAACTCTGAGGACTACATGTACCGCCGGGGAGCGCTGGTTAAAGCCAGGAAG tcCCAGCACAGGGTTGCTGTGAACCAGCACGAGCGCTTTGACAAGTGGCACCAGGGCTGGCTGGTGGAGCACGTGACCCCGGCGGCCGAGCGCTCCGTCCACGACTGGCTGAtaggcgaggaggaggaggacatgatTCCGTGCAAGACCACCTGCCTCAACACACAGGTCAAAGGGCTGCCTGTCAACAGATACCAGGTGCATTACAGTAGGAAACCCCCCTCTCcgtag